In Phreatobacter stygius, a genomic segment contains:
- a CDS encoding acyl-CoA dehydrogenase family protein: protein MSPLNLPKPAWHTEEHQMLADSAKAFLAKEFVPNIERWTEAGVMDRDAWTKAGEAGLLSASIPEEYGGSGGNYGHEAIIAHEIGLAGADSWGWAIHGPIVAPYIFHYGTSEQKQNWLTKMATGELIAALAMTEPGAGSDVQGIRTKAERSGNGWVLNGSKTFITNGQHANMIVVAAKTDPSQGAKGVSLFVVETDNAPGFRRGRKLKKLGLDWADTSELFFDDMKLPAEALLGSEPNQGFYQMMQSLPQERLTIAGAAVAMIERALGLTIDYVKERKAFGKRIIDFQNTQFELADMKTQATMAKVFYEYCVGLHIEGKCDTAMASMAKYKLSDLQNTIVDRCLQLFGGYGFMDEYPISRMYRDARIQRIYGGTNEIMKLLISRTL, encoded by the coding sequence ATGAGCCCGCTCAACCTGCCGAAGCCGGCCTGGCACACCGAAGAGCACCAGATGCTCGCGGACAGCGCCAAGGCCTTCCTCGCCAAGGAATTCGTGCCGAATATCGAGCGCTGGACCGAGGCCGGCGTGATGGACCGCGATGCCTGGACCAAGGCTGGCGAGGCTGGCCTGCTGTCCGCCTCGATCCCCGAGGAATATGGCGGCTCCGGCGGCAATTACGGCCACGAGGCGATCATTGCCCATGAGATCGGTCTGGCCGGCGCCGACAGTTGGGGCTGGGCGATCCACGGACCGATCGTCGCGCCCTATATTTTCCATTACGGCACCAGCGAGCAGAAGCAGAACTGGCTGACCAAGATGGCGACCGGCGAACTGATCGCCGCGCTCGCCATGACCGAGCCCGGAGCCGGCTCCGACGTCCAGGGCATCCGCACCAAGGCCGAGCGCTCCGGCAATGGCTGGGTGCTGAACGGCTCGAAGACCTTCATCACCAATGGCCAGCACGCCAATATGATCGTGGTGGCGGCCAAGACCGATCCGAGCCAGGGCGCCAAGGGCGTCTCGCTGTTCGTGGTCGAGACCGACAACGCGCCGGGCTTCCGCCGCGGCCGCAAGCTGAAGAAGCTCGGCCTCGACTGGGCCGACACCTCGGAACTGTTCTTCGACGACATGAAGCTGCCGGCGGAGGCCTTGCTCGGTTCCGAGCCGAACCAGGGCTTCTACCAGATGATGCAGTCGCTGCCGCAGGAGCGCCTGACCATTGCCGGCGCCGCGGTCGCCATGATCGAGCGGGCTCTCGGCCTGACCATCGACTACGTCAAGGAACGCAAGGCTTTCGGCAAGCGCATCATCGACTTCCAGAACACCCAGTTCGAACTGGCCGACATGAAGACCCAGGCGACCATGGCCAAGGTTTTCTACGAGTACTGCGTCGGCCTGCATATCGAAGGAAAGTGCGACACCGCCATGGCTTCGATGGCGAAATACAAGCTCTCCGACCTGCAGAACACCATTGTCGACCGTTGCCTCCAGCTGTTCGGCGGCTACGGCTTCATGGACGAATATCCGATCTCGCGCATGTACCGCGACGCGCGCATCCAGCGCATCTATGGCGGCACCAACGAGATCATGAAGCTGTTGATTTCGCGCACGCTCTGA
- a CDS encoding acyl-CoA dehydrogenase C-terminal domain-containing protein, which produces MPVYKAPVEDTLFVLYDVLNMENYGNLPGFSDAPRDLVEAVLNEGAKLCEEVLQPLNVVGDTIGCHRNDDGSVTTPPGFKAAYEQYREGGWLALSADPDYGGQGLPVVLNAAIGEFLSSSNLAWAMYPGLTQGAMAALHVHANDEIKRTYLPKMASGVWTGTMNLTEPHCGTDLGLLRTKAVPQGDGSYKISGQKIFISAGEHDMSENIVHLVLARIEGAPAGTKGISLFVVPKFLPDADGNAGSRNPVSCGKIEEKMGIHGNSTCVMNYDEATGWLVGQENKGLPAMFVMMNEARLSVGLQGLSQSEVAYQNAVTYAKDRLQGRSLSGPKAPDKPADPIIVHPDVRRTLMTMRAVNEAGRALVLWTALQADVHHRSEDAAEKQKADDHMGLMTPVVKGVLTDLGFDNAVKAQQLYGGHGYINEWGMGQFVRDARITMIYEGANGIQALDLVGRKLGANGGRAVMSFFGEVGAFCSQNKDDAALAPFIGSLSKGLKDLQAATMWFMQNAMAKPDNAGAGSTPYMHLFGLVAMGYMWAKMAKAANLKLANGANGTEERMNAKLGVARFFFEQMMPETAAHLARITAGADSMMALPADAF; this is translated from the coding sequence ATGCCGGTCTATAAGGCCCCTGTCGAGGACACGTTGTTCGTTCTGTACGATGTGCTGAACATGGAAAACTACGGCAATCTGCCGGGCTTTTCCGACGCGCCGCGCGATCTGGTCGAAGCTGTGCTGAACGAAGGCGCCAAGCTCTGCGAAGAGGTGCTGCAGCCGCTCAATGTCGTCGGCGACACCATCGGCTGCCATCGCAATGACGACGGCTCGGTCACCACGCCGCCGGGTTTCAAGGCGGCCTATGAGCAATATCGCGAGGGCGGCTGGCTGGCGCTCTCCGCCGATCCGGACTATGGCGGCCAGGGCCTGCCGGTGGTGCTCAATGCGGCGATCGGCGAATTCCTGTCGTCGTCGAACCTCGCCTGGGCGATGTATCCGGGCCTGACCCAGGGCGCCATGGCGGCCTTGCATGTCCATGCCAATGACGAGATCAAGCGGACCTACCTGCCCAAGATGGCGTCGGGGGTCTGGACCGGCACGATGAACCTGACCGAGCCGCATTGCGGCACCGATCTCGGGCTGTTGCGCACCAAGGCCGTGCCCCAGGGCGACGGCTCCTACAAGATATCAGGCCAGAAGATCTTCATCTCGGCCGGCGAGCACGACATGTCGGAGAACATCGTGCACCTGGTGCTCGCCCGCATCGAAGGCGCGCCGGCCGGCACCAAGGGCATCTCGCTGTTCGTCGTGCCGAAATTCCTGCCCGATGCCGACGGCAATGCCGGCAGCCGGAACCCCGTCTCCTGCGGCAAGATCGAGGAGAAGATGGGCATTCACGGCAATTCGACCTGTGTCATGAACTATGACGAGGCGACCGGCTGGCTGGTTGGCCAGGAGAACAAGGGCCTGCCGGCCATGTTCGTGATGATGAACGAGGCGCGCCTGTCGGTCGGCCTGCAGGGCCTGTCGCAATCGGAAGTCGCCTATCAGAACGCCGTCACCTATGCCAAGGATCGCCTGCAGGGCCGCTCGCTGTCGGGCCCGAAGGCGCCCGACAAGCCGGCCGATCCGATCATCGTGCATCCGGATGTCCGGCGGACGCTGATGACCATGCGCGCGGTCAACGAGGCCGGCCGCGCCCTGGTGCTGTGGACCGCGCTGCAGGCCGACGTCCATCACCGCTCCGAGGATGCCGCCGAGAAGCAGAAGGCCGATGACCACATGGGCCTGATGACCCCGGTGGTCAAAGGCGTGCTGACCGATCTCGGCTTCGACAATGCCGTCAAGGCGCAGCAGCTCTATGGCGGCCACGGCTATATCAATGAATGGGGCATGGGCCAGTTCGTCCGCGATGCCCGCATCACCATGATCTATGAGGGTGCCAACGGCATCCAGGCGCTCGACCTGGTCGGCCGCAAGCTCGGCGCCAATGGCGGCCGGGCGGTGATGAGCTTCTTCGGCGAGGTTGGCGCCTTCTGCTCGCAGAACAAGGACGACGCGGCGCTGGCCCCCTTCATCGGTTCGTTGTCGAAGGGCCTGAAGGACCTGCAGGCGGCGACCATGTGGTTCATGCAGAACGCCATGGCCAAGCCGGACAATGCCGGCGCCGGCTCGACGCCCTACATGCATCTCTTCGGCCTGGTGGCCATGGGTTACATGTGGGCGAAAATGGCCAAGGCGGCCAATCTGAAGCTCGCCAACGGCGCCAATGGCACGGAAGAGCGGATGAACGCCAAGCTTGGCGTCGCGCGTTTCTTCTTCGAGCAGATGATGCCGGAAACCGCGGCGCATCTCGCCCGCATCACGGCCGGCGCGGATTCGATGATGGCGCTGCCGGCCGACGCCTTCTGA